A part of Myxococcus landrumus genomic DNA contains:
- a CDS encoding type II toxin-antitoxin system PemK/MazF family toxin, which yields MTTNPAVPTGPRSEDIHRGDVFWVAPDDSRGPTPDYSHPHVVVQDDVFNHSRITTVVMCALTSNLHRATEPGNVLLEPGEGDLPKQSVVVVSQISSVEKSRLGERIGALSDARVEQVLAGLRFQQQAFFRR from the coding sequence ATGACGACGAACCCAGCAGTCCCCACGGGCCCTCGGTCCGAGGACATCCACCGCGGCGATGTGTTCTGGGTGGCCCCGGATGACTCCCGAGGGCCCACCCCGGACTACTCGCATCCTCACGTCGTGGTCCAGGACGACGTCTTCAATCACTCGCGCATCACCACCGTGGTGATGTGTGCGCTGACCTCCAACCTCCACCGGGCCACCGAGCCCGGGAACGTGCTGCTGGAGCCAGGCGAAGGCGACCTCCCCAAGCAGAGCGTGGTGGTCGTCTCGCAGATCTCCTCGGTCGAGAAGTCCCGCCTCGGTGAGCGCATCGGCGCGCTGTCCGACGCGCGCGTGGAGCAGGTGCTCGCCGGCCTGCGCTTCCAACAGCAAGCGTTCTTCCGGCGGTAA